acacacatacatacagatagaGGGGAGAGCAGACAAGAGATAAAGAATCTGAAAGGAAATAATGGGTAAAAAAGAGGAATAGCACTTTCATGTTTCAGACTCTAGTATAAAGTAGTAATCATTAAAACTCTTTGGTCcttgtcaaaaaggaaaaaaatagctcaTTAGACAAAAGTAGATTCAGAAAGAATATAATTCAGTAAGcccattgtttttcattttatacacacacacacacacacacacacacacacacacacacacacacacacagagtgacaGACAGACAATGGAACAAGAGATcaaaaatctcaaaggaaataaagggggaaaaataggaaTAGCACTTCCACACCTCAGACTAGTATAAAACAGTAATCAGTAAAACATTTTGGTCCTAGTCAAAAAAAATGTAGTGCATTagaaaaaatgagatttagaAACAATGTAATTCAATCATCCCATTTTTCAGTAACTtgaagaacataaaaaaaaaaaattcattccttttacttttcatttttcaattcattGCTTTTGTTAAGcatctgggaaaactagaaaatgattttGTAGATAATTCAGTCTTATATACCACATTAAGTTACAAATGGATATGTGACCTAAATGTTAAAGATTTTGTCATTTACAAAATGGATGAAAATGGAAGGAGATGCCTTCTAAAACTGGTTGGGTGAGAATTCTTAACCAAGCTTAGATATTTGTGGTcatgaaagacaaaatagaaaattacagTTTGAGGAGCTTTTGTATAAAATCACCACAGATAGGGAAAAACGAAACTGTCCTATGGGAGGAAACTTTGCAAACAAATATCTCTGAAAAAGGTCTAATAGCtaagaaataaagggaattaaCCCGAATATATAAACTCAAGGGCCATTCTCCTACAGAGAACAACTCCAGATTAAGAGAATTCTCAACTTTCATATCAACCCTCCCCCCTCAAAATAGCAAATATGATAAAGGACAGAAATAGTCAACGTTGGAAGGACTATGGGAATATAGACACACTATTACTTTGTTGATAGAGCTGTGGAATGGTgcaaacattctggaaaataatttggaattagatgagaaaaatgacaaaactgtTCATACACTCTCACTCACATATCTCACTGCTAAGGCATAGACCCTTAAGGAGGTCAAATTGAAAGGCTCcctatattccaaaatattcatagcaccTTTTTTTGGTAATAGCAAAGAATCATAAACAAAGTAGATACTCTTTGCCAGGGAACtggctgaacaaactgtagtAAGTAGATGATTGGAATGGAATTGTATCATTTGGTAAGACATGATGActatgaggaattcagaaaaacatgaaaggccttgtatgaactgatgcctTCTGAAGAAAGTAGAGCCagtaatagaaatgaaaagaacgGTACTAGGAAGCCAGTCAATGAATGTTTGTAATAGCTGATcttggctctggagaggaaataCATCCCTCTAATTTTATTGGAGAGGTGGGGGGCCGTCATTATAAAATGTTATGTACCCGTTAGACGGGGCTCATTCTTGATTGATTTTGGTCAGATGTTTTGATAGAAGGGAAGGTTTTTTGTGGGAAGGGACATCCTGAGAAATGTCTTACGTACTTAAACTTAAGCAATTTTACCCTGACtgctctttaaaatatttgtacagaaggaaagaagagaaagaagaagactagCCACTCCAAGGATagatctaagaaaaaaagaaagatgaaaagctcaagaaaacataaaaagcGTGCTGGGGACAGTGATGATGGGGACAGTAATGAACCAGGTGGTAAGGAAGGCCAACCGGAGGTTTTCAACTATAATTTTGGTCATTTAGAAGAGGGTCCTCGATTTCCTTTCTTctgatgtatgtatgtatgtatttgacaTTTGCAACACAGTTCCTACTGCTATGCTATCTTATAAGGAAGAAAGCTCTTAATTGTTAGAGTTGTCCCAAAGTGAAATAGTCTACCTTAGGAAGCGGTGAATTTCCCATCACTGGAAGTGTTCAGACGAAGGCTGGATGATGGCTTTTTAGGGATGATTATTAGATTCATGCTTCTGCAGCGGGTTGGACTAGGCAACTTCtggatctcttccagctctggaaGTCACTAAAAAATCTGATAATGGTTAACTCAGGGTAGCTAAAACTGGGTAAGATAGCCCAGAGAAGGCTTTCTCAGAAAACTGCTTTTAAACAGATCCCTGTTTTTCCTCTGCTAACATAATTACTATCATCGATCCATTACCTTGAGTGCATTTTCTATTGTTTTGCCAAAGAAGGTTGAgtggattttctcctttgtaacaGATGAGACCAGAATTGTTCTATTTCCCAAGTTTTTTGgattcttaaaattttgtttgttgtGTTTGTTGGGACttatttcttaaaagaatatAATGACACTTAGGTGCCCATTCAGGTCTTTGCTTCTTAGTTATTCTCAACTTTAATTGGCAGATTCAGAAAGAGTTTTGCAATCCACTAAGGACAAGAAGTCCAAgagaaacaagaacaagaaaaacaaaaagagaaagaagaaatctggaaaagaaCGAAAACACCATGTGTAAGTGTGACTTTGAGATTACTTTACCTTTCAATAGGATGAAAGCTTTTTTGGAGGTTCCCTTAGATTCTTACGTTGGAGGTGGAGAAGggaaatttgtgattttattaaataggttaaactattttttttaagtaaaaccTACTTACCAAGGACTGTGACTAGGATATTTAAGCTGAGGATTCTGCCATGGATTCTCTACGATGATTCCCAGAACCCAGAACCCATCTGTAGTTTGTTTTCTCCTCACATCAGgcaaggaaaattaaattgactATTAAGActgttaagaagaaaaaaaatccacatatatAATCTCTGCATTTGTCTAAAAAGTAAATTTTCTTGCATCTTGATGGATTTTCCTAGGTGTTTAATGTGCACCATAAATTATAATCATGACAGGAAGAAGTCCAAAAAGAGTAAGAAGCAGCACAAGAGAAAGTCTTCTACATCAAGCAGCCAGAActcagatgaaaaaagaaaaaagaaatccacaaaggATTCCTCATTGGGTAAGTTCTTTGTAGGCATCTTCTGTGGGGACTGTCATATCTATACATAGACATAGGAGTGATTGTTTAGGGGCGGTTCCTCAGCATCATGCACCACAAATCTGGTATGTCCAACAGTTTCCATAAGGCCCAAAGCCAATCCTTGTTGTCTGGGATTATTCCACTGAATTAGAAGCTCCCCTGATAAGGGACTTACTTTCTTCCCATAAGGCATCTTTTGAATATATTCCACCGGGTGGAGTGAATATGCTCAACAAGTATTCAATTAACCAACTGGTaatctgaatgtgtgtgtgtgtgtgtgtgtgtgtgtgtgtgtgtgtgtgtgtgtgtgtttattttgggTATTTTGGGGGGGGTTTTGACAGAGAGCGAAGAAAGTCAAGGATTGATTGGACCAGAACTTCCAACAGCATTAAATGCTTCCGAGGACAGACCTTTGAGGTGAGTAGCAGTAGAAATGTAGAAACAGAACATTcagcttttttactttttcttttgcaacatggcaaaTCATGGAAATGATTATGCAATTGATACCTTCTCAAAGAgttagagagggaaagagagaatttcgAATTCagaatatgtaaaattatttacatataattgagaaatacctgatgaaataaataaaatatattttttaaaaagataaaaaaatgtaaTGTTCAGGCTTCCCATGTACCTTTCAGGCCTTCTCTTAGTGGTCACATGAGCTGTCAGTCTTCAAGTGAGCTATCACTGGGGCCCATGATCCCTGCCtagggaaatgaaaattttcagaaaCACTGTTTAAGgatttttagggttttttgttttttttttaaggggaaaacATGGAGAGAGAATTAAGTGGAAGCAAAACCATCAAAGGAAGAGGAGGGATCTACACTAGTCTGTAATCAATAATAATGATCCTTCCATTCAGCTGTCCCAAAGGAACTCTGTCTGCATTTCTCGGTCAAGCTGGCCTACTCACTTAGTTATTGCTGAATCTGTtgtttcccaaggaaatcttGATTTGCGTCTTCTGTTTACAGTCTCTCCTGTGAATAAGAGATGATCTAACCCACAAATCCCTGTCTTAATTTCTTTGTAGCTACGGTCACGCTCTATTGCCTGGCGAAGGTGAAGCCATGGCTGAATATGTGAAAGCTGGAAAGCGGATCCCTCGGAGAGGAGAAATTGGCCTGACCAGTGAAGAGATTGCATCATTTGAATATGCCGGATATGTCATGAGTGGAAGCAGGTAGGTTcttaacattgatttttttttttttaatcacaaaaattAAGTAGGATTTTATATAGCCATAATAATTCAGATCTTCGGGTAGTTGTTCCACCAAGTGAAGCGTTaggataaaaagaatataaacatgCATTGTTTATTTGAAATTCAAGCAACAATAATTATAACAAGTATTTATATGATGCTGTAAGCATCTCATTGAGCCTCACCAAACCCCCCTGAGGTAACTGTTCTTATCCTCAtctcataaatgaggaaattgaatctaAGAGAGCTTAAACGCCCCAGCTTAAACGTCTGAAAGTCTCTGAAGCagtcaagtctttctgacttagagtcagtgctttatccattggcCATTTCCCTAGCTGTTCCACGTGTAGTTTGACTTCAAACTTAGTAATGTCATCATTCTCCTAAAAATTCTCTAGTCCTTATGTTGCCACATAATAAATATCCCTAGCTATCTTAGCCTCTGGGAGAATCCGAGCACAACTGTACATTATGCCTGTGGAGAATCCTACCACTTTGGCAATTGGAGAAGGGCCCTGTTTCTGAGTTGGCCCGTGGGGCAGCTTAAGTCCAATGGGGAAGTAAGATCTATTGTTGAAAACCAGTCCTAAATGAACCAAGCTTCATTCTAGGAATTAGAATAATGTTCCCTGGAGTGGAGAATACACTGATGGTGACATAGCTTTTTAGAGATATGCACACGCATATGCACCCATGCACGCACATATGTACCCATGCACACGCATATGCACCCATGCACGCACATATGTacccatgcacacacatatgcaccCATGCACGCACACTTACccattcacacacatatgtatccATGCACACGCATATGCACCCATGCACGCACATTTacccatgcacacacatatgtacccatgcacacacacacatttacccatgcacacacatatgtacccatgcacatgcatatgtacccatgcacacacatatgtacccATCCACATGCCTGTTTATGCATAGAGAATCAGTAAGTTTTAATTCTAATGATCTGTGGGATATCAGACTGTGTCCTTATTCAAGACCAGCAGCTACTTCCAGGTCACCTTATCTTTTGAGAAGACTCCCCTCCTGACCATAAAAGATACCTGTTGCCCTCAATAAGGTCAGCATTGGTTCTGTTCGTTGTCTTCTCTTCAAGGCACAGCCTATATGCTAGAATTTCTTTGATCAGAGCTTTGTACCTGGTCCAGTTCATAGTACCAAGGGCTACTGCTTATTCAGCGGACTGGAACCTTGCAGGGATTTTGCCTGATTGATAGCATGCTAGCCCCCATATCCCCTGCTGTTAGGATCCAGCAGAGACAGGGTTGCCTAGGTGATCCATGCCCTGACATCTACTTAACTTTTTATCCAGAGTAGACTTCCGATAGCACCCCACCGGCCTTGTGGCCTCCGTGGTTAAGACTAAGTAGTATTTGTTATGCTGACAGAGCATCAGTGATTCAGGAAAGATAAGTTGGATCGAATGCTAGAAAAGACATAAAATCAGCTTAAAGTCAGCTTGGCTTCCTTCCAGTCTAACCCATTTCAGACACCGTTTTTTTAAATGGACTACTTGGTATTCAGGCACACTGAGAAGCTTGAGACCATTTTGAGGGAGTGGGGTGGGATAAGGCAAAGTTAGGTTTATATCAAAACATTTTCTAGGCATCATAGAATGGAGGCTGTGCGTCTCCGAAAGGAAAACCAGGTCTATGGGGCGGATGACAAACGAACCCTGGAGTCATTCAACCGAGAAGAACGACGAAAGAGAGAAAGCAGGATTCTAGCCAGCTTCCGAGAAATCGTCTACAGAAAGACAAAGGGGAAGGAGAACAAATAGGATGCTTTCTTAGTTATGGATAAAAAAGATCAAAAGCATCTTCACATCAAGTTCTCCTTTTCTCTCAAATGCCTGACTGGACTTTATAAATgtgccttttattttatattattattattattttgcacaAATAATTGGTAgaattgtttggtagaattggTTTGAATTGGTAGAAATTGTTTGCTTTGTATCTTTTTGGATGAGTGCCATTGGTCCCAAAAGGGTgcctattaataaaaatttaataataataataaaataaatgaataaataaaaaaaaattctaaaaaggcAGGATCTTAAAATCTAGAGCTGGGGAGCTCAGGTGAAAGACCCCAGATCACACGATGGATTGACTTTAGATCATCTTGGAAGTTGTTTTCAACTTTGACCTTCTGTAATTCTATGAATGTATATTTAAGCAGGTGAGGGGAGGGAGACGTGACAAGGGTCAAATTGACAAAAGATAAGAATTGTAAATCTTACTCTACAGGATTATGCTGCTCTTACCTATGTATTTCATCCTCTATTGGATTTAGCAAAACTAGCCTCCCCTTTGATTCAAGTGTGCTTGCAGGAAATAGGGGAAGGAACCATTGTTGGTGACCAAAATTAGGTCATAGTTACAAAGGGAAAACAAGGagtttgaaaatgttttgaataattgGACAAGGTAGTGTTTGTTCCCGGAATAGTGAATGTTGGTTCCTTTCCTTCTTGTGGAACAGACCGATTGAATTGCAAATAAGAGAACATAGGACTTCTActcaaatctggattcaaatctgaatGCAGCAACTttcagttcttttaatttttaaaagtatggaaTGTCTAGTATACCAGCAGAGAAACATTATTTCTGCTTAAATTGTGCCTAGAAAAAAGCATCTGAAGAGATTTCCAGCTATGATCCATAAGCATATAAGCGGTAGATAATATACATTAAAATCTTTGCACCTGCAAATATTGACATCTTCCCCCTTTTTGGAGtatggatctttaaaaaaaaatttgttagcATTCATGAATGTTTGTTATTTAGCTACAGTGTTTTACAAGGGGGGAAACCCCTTGTTTTCATTAAGAATAAGCCTTCATTGGAATAAACCATAGGGAAGACAGGTTCAGCTTACTGCTTTTAAAAGTATGTAATGCCATTTGGACTTAGGAAGAAATGGAATATACCCACTATTTTCACCAATACATTCCTctacattttttttgttctgtcttATTGTACCAACAGGACCTAGGAAACTAAGTAAGAATATTGACTACATTGGCTGATGTATTGAGTTTGGATTATTTTCGTTCCAATAAAGTTTCACACTTCTGGTTGGTTGAGGAGCTTTGGGGAGCAACAAAGACTACAATCCTGAATTAGGTAACCATCTGGTTTTTCAAAGCCTTGTTTTGTATCTGCCAAAAATCTGTCTTCTGCTCCAAGATGGTCACCATGCTTACTCCACACAGCTAACATAATCCAGACAGCCAGGTAGATAGTACATACATCATAGTCCTCATGTTAAGTGATGAGAATTGGAAATGATGTCTACTCAACTGAAATTAATCTTAACCTCATTTGAGCTAATGGGAAATACATACATTCAAGAAAAGACATGATATCTCTACTCTAGAAATAAGAAAGTTCCTTTACTTCTTGCGGAACAGACCAGTTGAATTGCAAATAGGAAAACATAAAACTTTGACTCAATCTGGATTCAATTTTGAATGCAGTTATTTTGCTCTTTGTATAACTTTAGGCCAGTCCTTTCCTCTCTCTGGGATTTACAATTCTCATCCATAAATCTCTCAAGGATTTGAGCTCTTAACTTCTattcatttcaattgtgtttttttaagtAACTTTGAGTTTAAAAGTATGAAATGTCCAGGACAACAACATAATgacattatttctatttaaaatgtgCTTAGGAAGTAATATTTGAAGAGATTTCCAGTTGTGATCCATAAGCATGTTAGGGGTagataatatgtattaaaatctTTGCATCTGCAAATATTGAAATATTCCCCCTTTTGTGAATATGgatctttaaaaataagttttgttaTCATTCATAGATGTTAGATAGTTCACTATAGTATTTTATGAAGGGGAAACCCTTTGTTTTCATTAAGaataagccttaaaaaaaaaaaagaaaaaaaaaaaaaagaaaaagaaaaagccttaaaaaaaataaaaaaagaaaaaagaaaggaaaaaaaagaataagctttTATTTGAATAAACTATAGGGAAGACAGATTTAGCTTGctgctttttaaaagtatgtaatgccatttggagataggaagaaatggaatatACCAGCTATTTTCACCAATATATTCCTCTCCATTTTTTTGCTCTGTCTTATTGTACCAACATACCTAAGAAACTAAGAATATTGACAGCTTGGCTGATGAATTGAATTTGGATTATTTTATGAGAGGGAAACCCTTTGTTTTCATTAAGAATAggccttaaaatattttaaaaagaaaaaaaaagaataaggcttTATTTATACCCGCTATTTTCACCAATATATTCCTCTCCATTTTTTGTTCCGTCTTATTGTAGCAACACACCTAAGAAACTAAGAATATTGACAGCTTGGCTGATGAATTGAATTTGGATTATTTTATGAGGGGGaaaccctttttttttcattaataataagccttaaaaaattttaaaaaagaaaaaaaaataaggctttATTTATGCCTGCTATTTTCACCAATACATTCCTCTCCATTTTTTGTTCCATCTTTATTGTACCAACTATTGTACCAGCTAAGAAACTAAGAATATTGACAGCTTGGCTGATGAATTGAATTTGGATTATTTTATGAGGGggaaaccctttttttttttcattaagaataagccttaaaaaattttaaaaaagaaaaaaaaaaagaataaggcttTATTTATGCCTGCTATTTTCACCAAtacattcctttccattttttgttcCATCTTTATTGTACCAACTATTGTACCAGCTAAGAAACTAAGAATATTGATGGCTTGGCTGATGAATTGAATTTGGATTAGTTTATGAGGGGGGAAACCCTTTGTTTTCATTAAGAATAAgccttaaaaaattttaaaaaagaaaaaaaaaagaataaggcttTATTTATCCCCGCTATTTTCACCAATACGTTCCTCTCCATTTTTTGTTCCGTCTTATTGTACCAACACACCTAAGAAACTAAGAATATTGACAGCTTGGCTGATGAATTGAGTTTGGATTATTTTATGAGGGGGGAAACTTTGTTTTCATTAAGAATaagcattaaaaaattaaaaaaaaagaataagcctTTATTTGAATAAACTATAGGGAAGACAGATTTAGCTTGCTGCTTTTAAAAGTATGTAATGccatttggagttaggaagaaatgAATATACCAGCTATTTTCACCAGTACATTCCTCTCCATTTTTTTGCTCTGTCTTATTATACCAACATACCTAAGAAACTAAGAATATTGACAGCTTGGCTGATGAATTGAATTTGGATTATTTTATGAGAGGGAAACCCTTTGTTTTCATTAAGAATAggccttaaaaatattttaaaaagaaaaaaaaagaataaggcttTATTTATCCCCGCTATTTTCACCAATACATTCCTCTCCATTTTTTGTTCCATCTTATTGTAGCAACACACCTAAGAAAACTAAGAATATTGACAGCTTGGCTGATGAATTGAATTTGGATTATTTTATGAGGGGGaaaccctttttttttcattaagaataagccttaaaaaattttaaaaaagaaaaaaaagaataaggcttTATTTATGCCTGCTATTTTCACCAACACATTCCTCTCCATTTTTTGTTCCATCTTTATTGTACCAACTAAGAAACTAAGAATATTGACAGCTTGGCTTATGAATTGAATTTGGATTAGTTTATGAGGGGGGAAACCCTTTGTTTTCATTAAGAAtaagccttaaaaaaaatttaaaagaaaaaaaaggaataaacctTTATTTATCCCCACTATTTTCACCAATACATTCCTCTCCATTTTTTGTTCCGTCTTATTGTACCAACACACCTAAGATACTAAGAATATTGACAGCTTGGCTGATGAATTGAGTTTGGATTATTTTATGAGGGGGGAACTTTGTTTTCATTAAGAATaagcattaaaaaattaaaaaaaaagaataagcctTTATTTGAATAAACTATAGGGAAGACAGATTTAGCTTGCTGCTTTTAAAAGTATGTAATGccatttggagttaggaagaaatgAATATACCAGCTATTTTCACCAATACATTCCTGTCCATTTTTTTGTTCTGTCTTATTGTACCAACATACCTAAGAAACTAAGAATATTGACAGTGTGGCTGATGTATTGAATTTGGATTATTTTATGAGGGGGGAAACTCTTTGTTTTCATtaagaataagcatttaaaaaattaaaaaaaaaagaataagcctTTATTTGAATAAACCATAGGGAAGACAGATTTAGCTTGCTGCTTTTAAAAGTATGTAATGccatttggagttaggaagaaatgGAATATACCAGCTATTTTCACCAATACATTCCTGTCCATTTTTTTGTTCTGTCTTATTGTACCAACATACCTAAGAAACTAAGAGTATTGACAGCTTGGCTGATGTATTGTATTTggattattttgttcaaataaagtAAATTTCACGCTTCTGGTTGTTTGGGAAGTTTTTGAGAGCAACAATGACACCACTTCTACAATCCTGAATAAGTTAACCATCTGTTTTTTCAAAGCCTTGTTTTGTATCTGCCAGACATCTGTCTTCTGCTCCAAGACGGTCAGGAAGCTTCATGCACAGCTAACCTAGTCTAGACAACCAGGTAGACAGCACACACAGCATTGTCCCTATGCTACATGATGGGAATTGGGAAAATCCATCAATTCAAGAAATGAAATATCTCTACTTCAGAAATAAGACTGAAAAAGCCTCCCTAATGAGCCTAGATTAGGTGAGCCTAACATGTCAGAGTCTGACTTGTTGATGTACCTTTCATATAGTATTAGCTACTGCGTGTCCTCAAGTCCCCTAAATGCTTTAATCCCTCATTAAAGGTCCTGATCTCAGCCCCTCAAAATAGtaactaacatttctataacactCTGTGCAGGGTACTGATGAACTTTCTTATCAGACCAGTAAGTAGATGACATGAATTAATGTTGATTTAACAATTGCATTGGTCAGCTGTTTTGGTGAGTGAGAAAAGGATTGAGAAGTTGAAGATAAATCAGGATGAAGAGAACCTTGGGAAAGGTGGTTTCAACAGCAAGGATGGGGTTTTTGGTGGTTGGGTTGCgcgtttttggtttgttttgcctcaaaggggaaaagagggaaccAAGTAGTCAGAGTTATAGGGAGGGAGGTAGAAGAATTTGGTGGCCATGTCGGATATTTAGGATTTTAAGGATTACAAAGCACTTGACGCACAGTATTTTGATTTTTCCTCTGTCATCCCATTCCATTTTCTTCAGCAGATGGCTCTTTCTCATTAATCTTTCATCACTTACAAACATACCCCATGTTTTCCCAGTCTCCCAAAAAACCCTTATGATCCATCTAGCTCTACTACTTCTTGTCCTAAATCTCCCTTTTGTGGCCAAACACCTTGAGAAAGAAAATGGCCTACAATCGGTGACAtccacttcctttcctcccttaatTTTATAGTCTGCCTTCTGACATTTAACCAATACAGTTCCCTCCTCAGTTATTAGTGATTTtgattgccaaatccaatggctttttctcatCGTTGATCTCACTGTAGTCTTCGGTGCTGTTGATGACTCTCTTCTCTCCAGATTTCTGTGACACTTCTCATTCTCTTACTCACCTGATGGCTCCTGTCTCCTCTCCTGGATCCTCATATCATATCTGCTAATCATCGCTGTTCAACAAGGTTCTGTCCCCGgcccttttttttattttacttggtGTTTTCATCAActatcattatataaattatcttctCTAAGCTGATGACTCTCAGGTCAACTTGTTCAGTCCTAATCTCTCTCCTGGCCTCGAGTTTTGCATCTCTAGCTGCCTACTAGGTATCTCAAACTAGATGTCATAACTTCCTTATTActgtcaaatgctttttacagattaggaaacagggttaagtgacttgcccagggtcacttggttagtaaatatctaaggcaggattggatctgaactcaggtcctcctgatcctATGCCCcaaactctatctactgtaccacctagatgacCATGAATGgggatataatagaaaaatggtctggaaaaatagaaaacaactgTCTGGTAAATTTATTTGTGTGTTaaaaaacagaatggaaaaaaattccaggcAGCTGAATTCTAAGTGTCCTGACAACTTTATTTCCCAAAATATACTGTATGGCTGAATTTATAATGTTGTATTTAGTGCAGATAGACCAGAAATCCAGTCCCAAAACCCCAAATCAGCAGTGGATCATTGAATCAGAAGTTAATGCTGTTCATTAGGATGATCTTGCTTTCAATGATGTCCTTCAGCCACTTTTCTCGGAAGCGAGATTTTCCTGGTCTGcagtggggtgggggagggagaagagagagaaaaaggaagaatagagggaagagagaagagacaaaagaaggaaggagacagaaggaaagaaagattgagagataaaggaagggagggagaaagaggagagacaggaaggaagagagaaggaaagaggaaaatagggagagaagaaaagagattgagaaagggagggaaaagagaaaaagaaagattgagagacaaaggaagggagggagagagaggaagaaagggagaagaggagagacaggaaagagaaggaaagaataagacAGAGTGATGGAGaggaagtgggagggagggagaggagaaagtgaggaagagttaaagaaagaggaaagaaggagggagagaagaaaagagattgagaaatggagggaaaagaggaaagacaaaaaggaagattaagagagaaaggaagggagggaaagagaggaagaaagggagaagaggagagacaggaaagaaggaaagaaaaagacagagtgatggagaggaagtgggagggagggagaggagagacagtgaggaagagagaaggaaaga
This is a stretch of genomic DNA from Sminthopsis crassicaudata isolate SCR6 chromosome X, ASM4859323v1, whole genome shotgun sequence. It encodes these proteins:
- the NKAP gene encoding NF-kappa-B-activating protein codes for the protein MAGFRHKPHLKPHTSHRSRSGKSLLKSSGRASSSHGRSSHSHSSSYPRPSTSSHGYRSEYRHYQPWSSYLEKAKEESLRQKRLSQRERIGELGAPEVWGLSPKIPEPDSDEHTPKEDKDSTTSSDAGEGKKRKKKTSHSKDRSKKKRKMKSSRKHKKRAGDSDDGDSNEPGDSERVLQSTKDKKSKRNKNKKNKKRKKKSGKERKHHVKKSKKSKKQHKRKSSTSSSQNSDEKRKKKSTKDSSLESEESQGLIGPELPTALNASEDRPLSYGHALLPGEGEAMAEYVKAGKRIPRRGEIGLTSEEIASFEYAGYVMSGSRHHRMEAVRLRKENQVYGADDKRTLESFNREERRKRESRILASFREIVYRKTKGKENK